Within the Natranaeroarchaeum sulfidigenes genome, the region TCACGACCCGCCGAGGAGTTCGAGGAACTCGATCCGCTTCAGGACGTCGCCCAGCTGGCGTAGCGGGGCGGAGACGGACCACTTTAGACGCTCGGTGCCGACTGCCCGTACATGAGCGAGGACGTACTCGACGAGCTGTTCGACGTCATCGAGGACCGGAAGGAGAACCTGCCCGAGGGATCGTACACGACGTCGCTGTTCACCCACGAGAAAGGGGAAAACGAGGTCCTGGAGAAACTCGGCGAGGAAACCACTGAGCTGATTCTGGCCGCGAAAGACGACGACTTCGACGAGATCGCCTACGAGAGTGCGGATATCGTCTATCACCTGCTCGTGTTGCTCGCGATGAAGGACATGGATCTCGAAGACCTGCGCGCGGAACTCGCCGAGCGGCGATAGTAACTTTTTACACATCGGCTGGCGAGAATAACTTGTTAGAGAATTAATTACTTTTCATAGTAGAAAAATATAAAATGATCCTATCCATCGATAATGATGGATATGAAGCTACCCAGACGAACACTGCTGAAAGCAACTGGCGCATCGATGGCAGCCGGTGGGGCGGTCGCCACGACTGGTACTGCCGCGGCCGACCCCTCCGACACGTGGGATCCCGCCCACTCGACGAACTATTCCAGTTCGAATCGGGGGGCAAGTGATATCAACTGGATCGTCGTCCACGTCACGGTCGGTGAGTACTCCGGCGCAATCAACTGGTTCAAGAACTCCGACGCGAACGTGAGCGCCCATTACGTGATCCGGAACTCCGACGGCCACACGACGAAGATGGTCGACGAGAGCGACGTCGCCTGGCATGCTAGCGAGTTCAACTCGAATTCGATCGGGATCGAACACGAATGGACCGAGTCACAGGGGTTCATCTCCGATACTATGTACGAGCAGTCCGCCGAGATTATCGAGAACCTCGCAGACCAGTACGATATTCCCCTGAACTACTACCGCGATCACACAGTTCCGTGCGACGCCAGCGGTGGGATCATCGAGCACCGCCATGCCCCTGCGGACAGCCACTGTGGGTCGTCGAACCAGACGGCCTGTCCCGGTCCGGACTGGGACGGCGACCGACTCATGAAGTTCGTCGGCAGCACCGATGGCGGTGGCGGTGATGCGTTCGAGGACGGACAGGCAATCCACGCGAATACGACGGTCAATACCCGAGAGAGTCCCGGGACGGACGACGATGTGCTCGCGACGCTCGAAGAGGGCGATGTCGGGAAAATCGTCAACGGCCCTGTCGAGGAAGACGGCGACACCTGGTGGGGAATCCACTGGACCGATGCTGACGTCTGGGGATGGAGTGTCGAACAGTTCATCGACGCCTGTCCCACGTTCTGTCATGGGACGCGGGTCGAAACGACACAGGATCTGAACGTCAGGGCGGGACCGAGCCTCGACGACGACGTGATTCACACCGTCTCGAGCGGACAGATAGGGGAAGTGATTGCGGGACCACAGTCGACGGACGGATATCAGTTCTGGGAGATCGAGTACGACTCCGAGGTGACCGGCTGGTCGATCGCCGACGGGGGCCGTCTTGTCGTCGAATAGTATCGACTACTCCTCGAGACAGATCTCCACGAAGTTCCGGAGGATCTGCAACCCCGTCTCTCCGCTCTTCGTTCAGCCACCGTTTTCGCCATCGGGTTCGCTCACCCCGCGAGCGAACCGCTCGCCGAAACCCGTGGGCGCAAAAGCGGCTCGCTCGCAGTACTACTCCTCGAGACAGATCTCCACGAAGTTCCGGAGGATCTGTAACCCCGTCTCTCCGCTCTTTTCAGGGTGGAACTGCGTCCCAAAGACGTTGCCCGCCTCGTTGGCGACGATGCTCGGGAAATCGAGGCCGT harbors:
- the hisE gene encoding phosphoribosyl-ATP diphosphatase, with the translated sequence MSEDVLDELFDVIEDRKENLPEGSYTTSLFTHEKGENEVLEKLGEETTELILAAKDDDFDEIAYESADIVYHLLVLLAMKDMDLEDLRAELAERR
- a CDS encoding N-acetylmuramoyl-L-alanine amidase, with amino-acid sequence MKLPRRTLLKATGASMAAGGAVATTGTAAADPSDTWDPAHSTNYSSSNRGASDINWIVVHVTVGEYSGAINWFKNSDANVSAHYVIRNSDGHTTKMVDESDVAWHASEFNSNSIGIEHEWTESQGFISDTMYEQSAEIIENLADQYDIPLNYYRDHTVPCDASGGIIEHRHAPADSHCGSSNQTACPGPDWDGDRLMKFVGSTDGGGGDAFEDGQAIHANTTVNTRESPGTDDDVLATLEEGDVGKIVNGPVEEDGDTWWGIHWTDADVWGWSVEQFIDACPTFCHGTRVETTQDLNVRAGPSLDDDVIHTVSSGQIGEVIAGPQSTDGYQFWEIEYDSEVTGWSIADGGRLVVE